A genomic stretch from Xiphophorus maculatus strain JP 163 A chromosome 16, X_maculatus-5.0-male, whole genome shotgun sequence includes:
- the LOC111611655 gene encoding cephalotoxin-like protein yields the protein MAPKRSASMLLASMILLHWATFSVRSDPSTSAIGIPYESREKTEKTLNVAKESLTLFKDVMGSMDSKKLSDVMKGISSFASFAPGVGAVVFSVVNMVLAFIPQDDPVLSEVKKGFVEVNQKLDSLSIKISNLATDVEWFNYASVYSRDELTILNTFEKFGEFLHRTESQSPEETSKKTKIFTSYYESSGAESSVSNLYRYLTVDSTSLSENLNSLLKKKFKCDVYMISRYNLYLSSLFWKGMILNQFYWKLTGVKSKAAEPGQMFKKVSEAQLSAVEFCLTNYKQYLKKDVVEITKDQGSDQNALALQVKEALDNKYSWYNWVVVVFDKSQNKNIMLNAEFTFNIGNLVVAVDYTVKADMTHVEEVKNTARECLENMKCEPKTISKFFMTAQRCSHKWFPKDHDEEITIPLTKYTKVTQVAYGNQFIEVPTPFHRVKCSWSGYDSWISVHYSRLSPVCVTNQCKNNGICKRLLRSNEWFCECPDSYYGDTCEKQMIITEPDPTLTPVPNSPVESKQQVIIILSGPCLELKRSGEHQGSKDCRNP from the exons ATGGCTCCAAAGAGGTCAGCTTCGATGCTGTTGGCTTCAATGATTCTTCTTCACTGGGCGACTTTCTCTGTGCGGTCAGATCCTTCAACCTCAGCCATTGGCATACCTTATGAGAgtagagagaaaacagagaagacCCTAAATGTTGCAAAGGAGTCTCTGACTCTCTTCAAAGATGTCATGGGAAGTATGGACTCCAAGAAGCTGTCAGATGTAATGAAAGGCATCTCCAGCTTTGCTAGTTTCGCACCAGGAGTTGGAGCTGTGGTCTTCTCTGTCGTCAATATGGTCCTGGCCTTTATCCCTCAGGATGATCCGGTGCTGAGTGAGGTAAAGAAAGGTTTTGTTGAGGTAAACCAGAAACTGGACTCTCTGTCCATTAAGATCTCCAACCTGGCAACAGATGTAGAATGGTTCAATTACGCCAGCGTCTATTCCAGAGACGAACTTACTATCCTCAACACCTTTGAGAAGTTTGGTGAGTTTCTGCATAGAACTGAATCACAAAGTCCTGAAGAAACATctaagaaaactaaaattttcACCAGCTACTATGAAAGTTCAGGAGCTGAGTCCAGTGTGTCCAATCTTTACCGCTACCTGACCGTGGACAGCACGTCTCTGAGCGAAAACCTCAACAGTCTGCTGAAGAAGAAGTTTAAATGTGACGTTTATATGATCAGCAGATATAACCTGTACTTGAGCAGCTTGTTTTGGAAAGGGATGATACTCAACCAGTTCTACTGGAAACTGACTGGTGTCAAAAGCAAAGCAGCTGAACCTGGGCAGATGTTCAAGAAGGTCTCTGAAGCCCAGTTATCAGCTGTGGAGTTCTGCCTCACCAACTATAAGCAATACTTAAAGAAAGATGTGGTGGAGATCACCAAAGATCAAGGTTCTGACCAAAACGCCCTCGCTCTTCAGGTGAAAGAAGCTTTGGACAACAAGTACAGCTGGTACAActgggtggtggtggtgtttgACAAAAGTCAGAACAAAAATATCATGCTTAATGCTGAGTTTACCTTCAACATTGGGAATCTTGTAGTTGCTGTAGACTACACTGTAAAGGCAGACATGACACATGTTGAAGAGGTGAAGAATACAGCCAGAGAGTGTTTAGAAAATATGAAGTGTGAACCTAAGACAATTTCAAAATTCTTTATGACGGCACAGAGATGCAGTCATAAATGGTTTCCAAAGGATCATGATGAGGAAATTACTATTCCTCTGACAAAATATACCAAAGTTACACAAGTTGCCTATGGAAACCAATTTATAGAGGTGCCAACACCTTTTCATCGAGTGAAATGTTCCTGGAGTGGCTATGACAGTTGGATTTCTGTTCATTACTCCAGACTCTCACCTGTCTGTGTTACCAATCAATGTAAGAATAATGGGATATGCAAGAGGCTGCTACGGTCCAATGAGTGGTTTTGCGAGTGTCCTGACAGTTACTATGGAGACACATGTGAAAAGCAAATGATCATAACAGAGCCTGACCCCACACTGACACCAGTCCCAAACAGCCCTGTAGAGTCCAAACAGCAGGTCATCATTATC CTCAGTGGTCCCTGCTTGGAGTTAAAGAGAAGCGGCGAACACCAGGGCTCAAAGGATTGTAGAAATCCATGA
- the LOC111611720 gene encoding uncharacterized protein LOC111611720 — protein MSDPSTMRNPTTDLLQELLTSLEELKKYVILASILKRIHIVESTTGSDEWKRLMKLAEENCTNQTVLKWLKEKPSTFYQLVDMFNFFKKHIDEEQKKNHSDTVDITFVAHGAIGDFMIPASCLLPLASIRDLVLYSPWNCVSGGVVLTYAMATGKLKPQHRLFYTKKVGCMFPDKMHQSVKLPDRWNSMRQAGDQMIPNITVSPLRPDDGVWKSFESLTKKYGPIGRNRIVIPFILPGEESESVPFSVVTLALSLVLRQSRFKATVHLDTCLADKSIGQKLDREYLEKQYACAPDETVMICSNDILSFSVIDYFKSFFS, from the exons ATGAGTGATCCATCAACCATGAGGAACCCAACAACTGATCTACTCCAAGAACTGTTGACTTCTCTAGAGGAgctgaaaaaatatgtaattct gGCATCTATATTGAAACGTATTCACATTGTTGAAAGCACAACAGGCTCAGATGAGTGGAAGAGGCTGATGAAGCTTGCAGAAGAAAACTGCACCAATCAAACCGTCCTCAAGTGGCTCAAAGAAAAACCTTCCACCTTCTACCAGCTGGTGgacatgtttaatttctttaaaaaacacatagatgaggagcagaagaagaaccaTAGCGACACTGTGGACATCACCTTCGTGGCTCATGGAGCAATCGGAGACTTTATGATCCCAGCCAGCTGTCTGCTGCCTCTGGCCTCCATCAGAGACTTGGTTCTGTATAGTCCCTGGAACTGTGTCTCTGGAGGTGTAGTATTAACATATGCTATGGCTACAGGAAAACTGAAGCCTCAGCATAGACTCTTCTACACCAAGAAGGTTGGCTGCATGTTTCCTGATAAAATGCACCAATCCGTGAAACTACCGGACCGCTGGAACTCAATGAGACAGGCTGGAGACCAGATGATCCCAAACATCACAGTTAGTCCTCTACGACCAGACGATGGTGTTTGGAAAAGCTTTGAGTCTCTCACCAAAAAATACGGTCCTATTGGGAGAAACCGGATCGTCATTCCCTTCATCCTTCCAGGAGAAGAATCAGAGAGCGTCCCGTTCTCTGTGGTCACCTTGGCTCTGTCTCTGGTTCTGCGCCAGTCCAGGTTCAAAGCCACCGTCCACCTGGATACCTGCCTGGCAGACAAATCTATTGGACAGAAGCTGGACAGGGAATATCTGGAGAAGCAGTACGCCTGTGCTCCTGATGAGACTGTAATGATATGTTCTAATGACATCTTAAGCTTCTCAGTCATAGATTATTTTAAGAGTTTCTTCAGTTAG